From Aerosticca soli, a single genomic window includes:
- a CDS encoding helix-turn-helix domain-containing protein, producing the protein MASAFGSRLRRFREAKKLTLQQVADAVGCTKAYIWELEMKEGQRPSAERVQALARVLGVTMEDIMGEPIPQVPEASPEDVAFFREYAGMTEEEKRRYRQALEIMFPDKGQGGD; encoded by the coding sequence ATGGCTTCCGCGTTTGGATCTCGCCTGCGGCGATTCCGCGAGGCGAAGAAATTGACCCTGCAGCAGGTGGCCGACGCGGTCGGCTGCACCAAGGCTTACATCTGGGAACTGGAGATGAAGGAGGGCCAACGCCCCTCCGCCGAGCGCGTGCAGGCGCTGGCCAGGGTGTTGGGCGTCACGATGGAAGACATCATGGGTGAGCCCATCCCCCAGGTTCCCGAGGCCAGTCCCGAGGACGTGGCCTTCTTCCGCGAGTACGCCGGGATGACGGAGGAGGAGAAGAGACGCTACCGGCAGGCGCTCGAGATCATGTTCCCCGACAAGGGCCAGGGCGGGGACTGA
- a CDS encoding ImmA/IrrE family metallo-endopeptidase, with protein MGTACHLTGSIAASHVHKWLRAWYGADVPEAIDLDVVRQMLPTTPYGKGVREIRPPVQFNDDAFEGMLARDPGDPEVWGIAYNGTVSPQRQRFTIAHELGHFILHRDRQQRFNCDKESVYSGHETMRLIEREADDFASNLLMPGDRLREWISNGRIDLHVLSAIAKRFQVSFEALCICFIKFTSQRAILVYWDNGYAKYEWRSSSAVRTRARIRRTGDPQEPLPGTLAADASVVQAWDGIEMSAAIWCPEEAPYMKLREFKHSYASRDRVLTLLLLESAEPRAWDRAWQDGESYDQFVANERLPVR; from the coding sequence TTGGGCACCGCGTGCCACCTCACCGGTTCGATTGCTGCCAGCCATGTCCACAAGTGGCTGCGGGCATGGTACGGCGCGGACGTGCCCGAGGCCATCGATCTCGATGTCGTGCGGCAAATGCTGCCGACCACGCCCTACGGCAAAGGGGTTCGGGAAATTCGTCCCCCGGTGCAGTTCAACGACGATGCCTTCGAGGGCATGCTGGCGCGGGATCCCGGCGACCCTGAGGTCTGGGGTATCGCCTACAACGGCACGGTCAGCCCGCAGCGCCAGCGATTCACCATCGCTCACGAGCTCGGGCACTTCATCCTGCACCGCGACCGGCAGCAGCGCTTCAACTGTGACAAGGAGAGCGTCTACTCGGGCCACGAGACGATGCGCCTGATCGAGCGCGAGGCCGACGACTTCGCCAGCAACTTGCTGATGCCCGGCGATCGGCTGCGCGAGTGGATCTCGAACGGACGCATCGATCTGCACGTCCTCAGCGCCATTGCCAAGCGCTTCCAGGTCTCGTTCGAGGCGCTGTGCATCTGCTTCATCAAGTTCACCTCGCAGCGCGCCATCCTGGTCTACTGGGACAACGGCTACGCGAAGTACGAATGGCGCAGCAGCAGCGCCGTCAGGACGCGGGCGCGCATCCGACGCACCGGCGATCCGCAAGAGCCGTTACCCGGCACGCTCGCCGCCGACGCGAGCGTCGTGCAGGCGTGGGACGGCATCGAGATGTCTGCTGCGATCTGGTGTCCGGAGGAGGCACCCTACATGAAGCTGCGTGAGTTCAAGCACAGCTACGCCTCGAGAGATCGCGTCCTGACCCTGCTGCTGTTGGAAAGCGCTGAGCCGCGCGCTTGGGATCGGGCGTGGCAGGACGGCGAGAGCTACGACCAGTTCGTCGCGAACGAGCGGTTACCGGTACGCTGA
- a CDS encoding HEPN domain-containing protein — MTTNAQRLKDALEETLRLQSPESEEYKQWLQGPRNSPFPPSIPAGSSGFYPTTDRALGCITEIIDNIRINDAALARTLSRDEMFKRAMLALGANLSSLVEVADDDERWKQYREAISTAFTASPTSQTVYVPVWLFVRQEYGSFSVGPVEFVDRSGWLDKVELLRGSRPAWRSGVETAWGLASNDGDGADGDCDQIVKLAIRTVTRFASAEQRIACVAIEGFDDQEAQRRALLAARIAIDGIRLLIPGSNKKRIFTSADHGPPRAIERLRQMAGHDLTAGSGMEIPGVGGAPGAAQELIDASIDFRKAAGNCITVVISPTPAQENLPELSQRWSNAIHWYGRACVSDADFVALPMFGFALDILCGGKEEAGIRNLACALFEKEPEDCVRTDGLTLKAAVRKVYEWRSKIAHGSLLAADLILESERVLSESIANAMLYQYVMCLEQYRSSASPVDTGEYFLEWLRKNPPSTWSPTPTTA; from the coding sequence ATGACTACAAATGCCCAGCGACTGAAGGACGCCCTGGAGGAGACCCTTCGGCTCCAGAGCCCAGAAAGCGAAGAATACAAGCAATGGCTGCAAGGTCCTCGAAACTCGCCGTTTCCTCCTTCTATCCCGGCGGGAAGCAGTGGCTTCTATCCGACCACCGATCGGGCACTTGGCTGCATAACGGAGATCATCGACAACATCCGAATCAATGACGCCGCGCTTGCCCGAACTCTCAGCAGAGATGAAATGTTCAAGCGGGCGATGCTCGCGCTCGGAGCGAATCTTTCATCACTCGTTGAAGTCGCCGATGACGATGAGAGATGGAAGCAGTACCGAGAAGCCATCTCCACTGCGTTCACCGCCTCCCCGACCAGCCAGACTGTCTATGTGCCAGTGTGGCTCTTCGTCCGCCAGGAGTATGGGAGTTTCTCCGTCGGACCCGTTGAATTCGTTGATCGATCGGGATGGCTAGACAAGGTGGAACTCCTTCGAGGTAGTCGTCCCGCATGGCGATCAGGTGTTGAAACGGCTTGGGGGCTGGCTAGCAACGATGGCGACGGCGCTGATGGTGACTGCGATCAGATCGTCAAGTTGGCAATCCGGACGGTGACGCGCTTTGCGTCAGCAGAACAAAGAATTGCGTGTGTCGCCATTGAAGGCTTTGATGATCAAGAGGCGCAGCGTCGAGCACTGCTCGCAGCCAGAATTGCCATCGACGGCATACGGCTCCTCATCCCAGGCAGCAACAAGAAAAGGATATTCACCTCAGCCGACCACGGCCCGCCTCGCGCCATCGAGCGACTACGGCAGATGGCTGGGCACGACCTGACCGCTGGTTCAGGAATGGAAATACCAGGCGTTGGCGGAGCTCCCGGCGCAGCTCAGGAATTGATCGACGCCTCCATAGATTTCCGAAAGGCAGCCGGGAACTGCATCACGGTCGTCATCAGTCCGACGCCCGCGCAGGAAAACCTACCTGAGCTGTCTCAGCGATGGAGCAATGCCATTCACTGGTATGGTCGGGCATGCGTCTCCGACGCGGACTTCGTCGCACTGCCGATGTTTGGTTTCGCACTAGATATTTTGTGCGGTGGTAAGGAAGAGGCCGGAATTAGAAATCTGGCTTGCGCGCTCTTCGAGAAAGAGCCGGAAGACTGCGTTCGGACGGATGGGTTGACGCTCAAGGCTGCCGTGCGCAAGGTCTACGAATGGCGGTCGAAGATTGCTCATGGCTCCTTGCTGGCGGCCGACCTCATTCTTGAATCGGAGCGGGTCTTGTCCGAAAGCATCGCCAACGCAATGCTCTATCAGTACGTGATGTGTTTGGAGCAATACCGTTCAAGCGCGTCCCCCGTGGATACTGGCGAGTACTTCCTGGAGTGGCTCCGGAAGAACCCGCCGTCGACTTGGTCTCCGACACCAACCACGGCCTGA
- a CDS encoding DUF2924 domain-containing protein has product MTTHAGPADPATVAARVARLPHLPMDSLWALWDEYFEERPKHHHRTWLESRLAYRIQERAFGGLKPATRRKLEEIGETGILPRQLRRDASRLLPGTVLTRMFDDVEHRVLVRGPNDFEYQGQRFKSLTAIARHITGTPWSGPAFFGLKTKDGRKEPA; this is encoded by the coding sequence ATGACGACACACGCAGGCCCCGCGGACCCGGCCACCGTCGCCGCCCGCGTCGCCCGGTTGCCCCACCTGCCGATGGACAGCCTCTGGGCGCTGTGGGACGAGTACTTCGAGGAGCGGCCCAAGCATCACCACCGCACCTGGCTGGAGAGCCGGCTCGCCTACAGGATCCAGGAGCGCGCCTTCGGCGGATTGAAGCCCGCGACCCGCCGCAAGCTCGAGGAGATCGGTGAGACGGGCATCCTGCCACGCCAACTGCGCCGTGACGCGAGTCGGCTGCTGCCGGGCACGGTGCTCACGCGGATGTTCGACGACGTCGAGCACCGGGTGCTGGTGCGCGGGCCCAATGACTTCGAGTATCAGGGGCAGCGGTTCAAGAGCCTGACGGCGATTGCCCGCCACATCACCGGCACGCCTTGGTCGGGCCCCGCGTTCTTCGGCCTCAAGACCAAGGACGGACGGAAGGAGCCGGCATGA
- a CDS encoding recombinase family protein — MPTPGPVTPSRRCAVYTRKSTDEGLDQEYNSLEAQRDAGLAFIASQRHEGWIAIEEGYDDGGYSGGNLDRPALKRLLADIEAGRIDIVVVYKIDRLTRSLADFAKLVEVFDRNGVSFVSVTQQFNTTTSMGRLTLNILLSFAQFEREVTGERIRDKIAASKAKGMWMGGMPPLGYDVVDRKLVVNEREAALVRDIFRRYAEHGSAARLVREMAIEGHTTKAWVTQGGRRRTGRPIDQQYIFALLRNRIYLGEIRNHGTWYPGQHEAIVPRDLWDAVHAFIERRKQAPREHRAQHPALLAGLLFAPDGQRMLHTFVKKKSGRTYRYYVPYLHKRRNAGASLAPDAPDVGHLPAAEIENAVLTQIHAALSAPEVLIGTWRACQRHPAGAALDEAQVVVAMRRIGDVWAQLFPAEQQRIARLLIERVQLHEYGLDILWREDGWLGLGPEIGVHPLVDECRAPAEEVLT; from the coding sequence ATGCCGACGCCTGGTCCCGTCACGCCATCGAGGCGCTGTGCGGTCTACACCCGCAAGTCCACCGACGAGGGATTGGACCAGGAGTACAACAGCCTGGAGGCCCAACGCGACGCGGGGCTGGCCTTCATCGCCAGCCAACGTCATGAGGGCTGGATCGCCATCGAGGAGGGTTATGACGACGGCGGCTACTCCGGCGGCAATCTCGACCGCCCTGCGCTCAAGCGCCTGCTGGCCGACATCGAGGCCGGCAGGATCGACATCGTGGTCGTCTACAAGATCGATCGCCTCACGCGCAGCCTGGCGGACTTCGCCAAGCTGGTGGAGGTGTTCGACCGCAACGGCGTCTCCTTCGTCTCGGTCACGCAGCAGTTCAACACCACCACCTCGATGGGGCGGCTCACGCTCAACATCCTGCTGTCCTTCGCGCAGTTCGAGCGCGAGGTCACCGGCGAGCGCATCCGCGACAAGATCGCCGCCTCCAAGGCGAAGGGCATGTGGATGGGCGGCATGCCGCCGCTGGGCTATGACGTCGTCGATCGCAAGCTCGTCGTCAACGAGCGCGAGGCCGCACTCGTGCGTGACATCTTCCGGCGCTACGCCGAGCATGGCTCGGCTGCACGGCTGGTGCGGGAGATGGCGATCGAGGGGCACACCACCAAGGCCTGGGTGACCCAAGGCGGGCGCCGGCGCACGGGCCGACCCATCGACCAGCAATACATCTTCGCGCTGCTGCGCAACCGCATCTACCTGGGTGAGATCCGCAACCACGGCACGTGGTATCCCGGCCAACACGAAGCGATCGTGCCACGAGACCTGTGGGACGCCGTGCACGCTTTCATCGAGCGCCGCAAGCAGGCGCCGCGCGAACACCGGGCCCAACACCCGGCGCTGCTCGCGGGCCTGCTGTTCGCGCCCGACGGCCAGCGCATGCTGCACACCTTCGTCAAGAAGAAGAGCGGACGCACCTACCGCTACTACGTCCCCTACCTGCACAAGCGTCGTAACGCGGGCGCGAGCCTGGCGCCGGACGCCCCAGACGTCGGCCATCTGCCCGCGGCCGAGATCGAGAACGCGGTGCTGACGCAGATCCACGCGGCGCTCTCGGCGCCGGAGGTGCTGATCGGTACCTGGCGGGCGTGCCAGCGCCACCCGGCGGGTGCCGCCCTCGACGAAGCGCAGGTGGTGGTGGCGATGCGACGCATCGGCGACGTGTGGGCGCAGTTGTTCCCGGCCGAGCAGCAACGCATCGCGCGGCTGCTGATCGAGCGGGTCCAACTGCATGAGTACGGACTCGACATCCTCTGGCGTGAAGACGGCTGGCTGGGATTGGGGCCCGAGATCGGCGTGCATCCCTTGGTCGACGAGTGCCGCGCGCCTGCCGAGGAGGTCTTGACATGA
- a CDS encoding peptidase domain-containing ABC transporter, with the protein MADGAQSSSTAASAGIHTRLQFGWSRRLPMLLQTEAAECGLACLAMVANYHGHDMDLASLRRRFVASLKGVTLARLMEMAGKLGFVCRPLKLDLDDLAQLRTPCVLHWDLNHFVVLKRVARRGIVIHDPAGGVRKLGMREVSDHFTGVALELSPAADFAPVRERQAVSLRALTGKVQGLAPALAQILMLALALEVFALAAPFYLQWVLDQVLVSADRDLLTLLGLGFGALAILSALVTAARSWAVTWLGATLNVQWAGNLFGHLMRLPLDWFEKRHVGDVVSRFGSIQTIQKTLTTQFVGSLLDGLMSLVTLVVMAFYSAWLTLVVLGLFLAYGLARWLWFGPLRRASEEQIVYAARQQSELLESIRGAMPVKLANKQDERLARYANATVAATNRDIGVQRLTIAFALGNQLMFGLGRVALIWIAAALALRNEFSAGMLVAFIAYADQFTSRAAGLVDKWTDFRMLRLHAERVADVALTAPEPRAETAWTGPAPEASVELRNVSFRYAEGEPWILRHCNLRIEAGESVAITGPSGCGKTTLAKIVLGLLEPTEGEVLFGGIDIRKLGLDTYRQWASAVMQDDQLFAGSIADNVSFFDPEASMERIVAAAQMAAIHEDIVRMPMGYQSLVGDMGSSLSGGQKQRVILARALYRQPKLLVLDEATSHLDVERERLISTTIQHLALTRIIIAHRLETMASADRMLALVDTQAKVCQTVDVAIGKAEAGAADISGVQKE; encoded by the coding sequence ATGGCTGACGGTGCGCAGTCCAGCTCGACGGCCGCCAGCGCGGGTATACATACCCGTCTGCAATTCGGCTGGTCGCGCCGCTTGCCGATGCTGTTGCAGACGGAAGCGGCCGAATGCGGCCTGGCCTGCCTGGCGATGGTGGCGAACTACCACGGCCACGACATGGACCTGGCCAGCTTGCGCCGGCGCTTCGTCGCTTCGCTCAAGGGCGTGACCCTGGCCCGGCTGATGGAGATGGCCGGAAAGCTCGGTTTCGTTTGTCGCCCGCTGAAGCTGGATCTCGACGATCTGGCGCAGTTGCGCACCCCCTGCGTGCTGCATTGGGACCTCAACCATTTCGTCGTACTCAAGCGCGTCGCGCGTCGCGGCATCGTTATCCACGATCCGGCGGGCGGAGTCCGCAAGTTGGGCATGCGCGAGGTGTCCGATCATTTCACCGGCGTAGCGCTGGAACTGTCGCCAGCCGCCGACTTCGCGCCGGTGCGCGAACGGCAGGCGGTCTCGCTGCGTGCGCTCACAGGCAAGGTGCAGGGCCTGGCGCCCGCGCTGGCGCAGATCCTGATGTTGGCGCTGGCGCTGGAAGTTTTCGCATTGGCCGCGCCGTTCTACCTTCAATGGGTACTGGACCAGGTGCTGGTCTCGGCCGACCGCGACCTGCTTACTTTGCTGGGTCTGGGTTTTGGCGCGCTGGCGATCCTGTCGGCGCTGGTCACCGCCGCGCGTTCGTGGGCGGTGACCTGGCTGGGCGCCACGCTCAACGTGCAATGGGCCGGCAACCTGTTCGGCCACCTGATGCGGCTGCCGCTGGACTGGTTCGAGAAGCGCCACGTGGGCGACGTGGTGTCGCGCTTCGGCTCCATCCAGACCATCCAGAAAACCCTGACCACGCAGTTCGTCGGTTCCCTGCTGGACGGGTTGATGTCGCTGGTCACGCTGGTGGTGATGGCTTTCTACAGCGCATGGCTGACGCTAGTGGTGCTGGGGCTGTTCCTGGCCTATGGCTTGGCACGCTGGTTGTGGTTCGGGCCACTGCGTCGGGCCAGCGAGGAACAGATCGTCTATGCCGCGCGTCAGCAGAGCGAATTGCTGGAATCTATCCGCGGTGCCATGCCCGTCAAACTGGCCAACAAGCAGGACGAGCGGCTGGCGCGCTATGCCAACGCTACTGTCGCCGCCACCAACCGCGATATCGGCGTCCAGCGGCTCACCATCGCCTTCGCGTTGGGCAACCAGTTGATGTTCGGGCTGGGGCGGGTGGCGTTGATCTGGATTGCCGCCGCGTTGGCGCTCAGGAACGAGTTCTCGGCCGGCATGCTGGTGGCGTTCATCGCCTACGCGGACCAGTTCACCAGCCGGGCAGCGGGGTTGGTCGACAAGTGGACGGACTTCCGCATGCTGCGGCTGCATGCCGAACGGGTGGCGGACGTTGCCCTGACTGCACCGGAGCCGCGGGCCGAGACCGCCTGGACGGGCCCCGCTCCCGAGGCCAGCGTGGAACTGCGCAACGTCAGCTTCCGCTATGCCGAGGGTGAGCCGTGGATCCTGAGGCACTGCAACCTGCGCATCGAAGCGGGCGAGTCGGTGGCGATCACCGGTCCCAGCGGCTGCGGCAAGACCACCTTGGCGAAGATCGTGCTTGGTCTGCTCGAGCCTACCGAAGGCGAAGTACTGTTCGGCGGCATAGACATCCGCAAGCTAGGCCTGGACACCTATCGCCAGTGGGCCAGCGCGGTGATGCAGGACGATCAGCTCTTCGCCGGCTCCATCGCCGACAACGTCAGCTTCTTCGATCCGGAGGCATCGATGGAGCGGATCGTGGCGGCGGCGCAGATGGCGGCGATTCACGAGGACATCGTGCGGATGCCGATGGGTTACCAGAGCCTGGTGGGCGACATGGGTTCCAGCCTGTCTGGCGGACAGAAGCAGCGGGTGATTCTGGCGCGGGCGCTGTATCGGCAACCGAAGCTGCTGGTCCTTGACGAGGCGACCAGTCATCTGGATGTGGAGCGTGAGCGATTGATAAGTACCACCATACAGCATTTAGCGCTTACGCGAATCATTATTGCGCATCGGCTGGAAACGATGGCCAGCGCGGACAGAATGCTTGCCCTAGTTGATACGCAAGCCAAAGTTTGCCAAACCGTAGATGTGGCGATTGGCAAAGCTGAAGCCGGAGCGGCGGATATATCCGGCGTACAAAAGGAGTGA
- a CDS encoding HlyD family efflux transporter periplasmic adaptor subunit: protein MSGTLFRKEVVEVRRGEWLGSIVMAAPLSRWLLTALALSVATALLLFLFLGSYTRRETVAGQLVPSAGLLNVAAPTAGTVVRLRVRDGQPVKAGEALLELAGDQDSAALGSTHALVGQQLEIQRTRLASDLDEQQVLVKQQAAALKAKIGLLSAQLDQIAGQLDFQQQQVTSNRQLLERIEPLSAKGYVSILQVQQQRTALLDAQTQYKALVRQQLDTRQQLEAARQALSQLPLEAAAKRNETERQLASVLQSMAQNEMARAVVLRAPRDGVVSAVLFKEGQMVSAGQPLLSLLPAGATLQAQLLVPSRAIGFIAPGNRVVLRYQAFPYQKFGQQYGRVDDVSRSALAPSEVAALVGEQAKEPLYRVQVALDSQRVMAYGKAEPVKPGMAVEADILMERRRLIEWVFEPLYGIGHRLGGQAHG from the coding sequence ATGTCGGGGACGTTGTTTCGCAAGGAAGTCGTGGAGGTCCGGCGCGGGGAATGGCTGGGCTCCATCGTGATGGCGGCGCCGTTGTCGCGCTGGCTGCTCACGGCCTTGGCGCTGTCGGTCGCCACGGCGTTGCTGCTATTTCTTTTTCTCGGTTCCTATACCCGCCGCGAGACGGTGGCCGGTCAGCTGGTACCCAGCGCAGGCTTGTTGAACGTTGCCGCGCCCACTGCCGGTACCGTAGTGCGGCTGCGCGTGCGCGACGGCCAGCCCGTCAAGGCAGGGGAGGCCCTGCTCGAGCTTGCCGGCGATCAGGACAGCGCGGCGCTCGGCAGCACGCACGCCTTGGTGGGCCAGCAGCTCGAAATCCAGCGCACGCGGCTGGCCTCGGACCTGGACGAGCAGCAGGTATTGGTCAAGCAGCAGGCAGCGGCGCTCAAGGCCAAGATCGGGCTGTTGAGCGCCCAGCTCGACCAGATCGCCGGCCAGCTGGATTTTCAGCAACAGCAGGTCACCAGCAACCGGCAATTGCTGGAACGCATCGAACCGCTGTCCGCCAAGGGCTACGTATCGATCTTGCAGGTGCAACAGCAGCGCACGGCGCTGCTCGACGCGCAGACGCAGTACAAGGCTCTCGTCCGTCAGCAGTTGGATACGCGGCAGCAACTGGAGGCCGCTCGCCAGGCACTCTCGCAATTGCCGCTGGAAGCGGCGGCCAAGCGCAACGAGACCGAACGGCAATTGGCGTCCGTCCTCCAGTCCATGGCGCAGAACGAGATGGCGCGAGCGGTGGTGCTGCGCGCGCCGCGCGACGGGGTGGTGTCGGCCGTGCTGTTCAAGGAAGGGCAGATGGTGAGCGCCGGGCAGCCGCTGCTTTCGCTGCTGCCGGCCGGCGCGACCTTGCAGGCGCAGCTATTGGTGCCCAGCCGGGCGATCGGTTTCATCGCCCCGGGCAACCGGGTAGTGCTGCGCTACCAGGCATTTCCCTATCAAAAGTTCGGGCAGCAGTACGGGCGCGTGGACGACGTCTCGCGCAGCGCCCTGGCGCCCTCGGAAGTGGCGGCCCTGGTCGGCGAGCAGGCAAAGGAGCCGCTGTACCGGGTCCAGGTAGCGCTGGACAGCCAGCGCGTCATGGCCTACGGCAAGGCCGAGCCGGTCAAGCCGGGCATGGCAGTGGAGGCGGACATTCTGATGGAACGGCGGCGCCTGATCGAATGGGTGTTCGAGCCGCTGTACGGCATCGGCCACCGGTTGGGAGGGCAGGCGCATGGCTGA
- a CDS encoding helix-turn-helix transcriptional regulator has protein sequence MPTTASTITRSPVDAINGLSPGDRRVLNENELAQRWGLSPKTLQRWRSEGRGPRYLKLSKRVSYPLESVIEFERGALHDSTSERAAR, from the coding sequence ATGCCGACAACGGCAAGCACCATCACCCGGTCGCCGGTCGATGCGATCAACGGTCTGTCTCCCGGCGATCGTCGGGTCCTCAACGAGAACGAGCTCGCGCAGCGCTGGGGCCTGAGCCCCAAGACCCTGCAGCGCTGGCGCAGCGAAGGGCGTGGCCCGCGCTACCTGAAGCTGTCCAAGCGCGTCAGCTACCCCCTGGAGTCGGTCATCGAGTTCGAGCGTGGTGCCCTGCACGACTCGACCTCCGAGCGCGCGGCGCGCTGA
- a CDS encoding ATP-binding protein, with product MPLPIVTANERLVEKRCAKVALVGAPGVGKTSQIRTLDAERTLLVDTEAGDLSILDWGGDTLRPRTWPEFKDLVVFLAGPSPSATPEQAFSQAHFDHVCQKYGDPAQLAKYDTYFVDSLTVLSRMCLAWCKTQPAAFSEKTGKPDTRGAYGLLGTEMIGALTHLQHVRDKHVIYVCILEEKLDDFNRRIYQLQLEGAKTSAELPGVLDEVITLAILKADDGTPYRAFVTGADNPWGFPSKDRSGRLAPIEEPHLGKLIAKCLGRTAAAHASALSHSTDLNASKE from the coding sequence ATGCCATTGCCTATCGTGACGGCCAACGAAAGACTCGTCGAAAAACGCTGCGCCAAGGTCGCCCTCGTCGGTGCGCCCGGGGTGGGCAAGACCTCCCAGATCCGCACGCTCGATGCCGAACGCACCTTACTGGTGGACACCGAGGCCGGCGATCTGTCCATCCTCGACTGGGGCGGTGACACCCTGCGCCCGCGCACCTGGCCGGAGTTCAAGGACCTGGTGGTGTTCCTGGCAGGACCCAGCCCGAGCGCCACACCCGAGCAGGCCTTCTCGCAGGCCCACTTTGATCACGTCTGCCAGAAGTACGGCGACCCGGCGCAGCTGGCCAAGTACGACACCTACTTCGTCGATTCCTTGACCGTGCTCTCGCGGATGTGCCTGGCCTGGTGCAAGACCCAGCCGGCCGCATTCTCCGAGAAGACCGGCAAGCCCGACACCCGGGGCGCTTATGGCTTGCTCGGCACCGAGATGATCGGCGCCCTCACGCACCTGCAGCACGTGAGGGACAAGCACGTCATCTACGTCTGCATCCTGGAAGAGAAGCTGGACGATTTCAACCGCCGCATCTACCAGCTGCAGCTCGAAGGCGCCAAGACCTCGGCCGAGCTGCCTGGTGTGCTCGATGAAGTCATCACGCTGGCCATCTTGAAGGCCGACGACGGCACGCCATACCGCGCGTTCGTCACCGGCGCGGACAACCCCTGGGGCTTCCCGAGCAAGGACCGCTCGGGACGGCTTGCCCCCATCGAAGAACCCCACCTCGGAAAGCTCATTGCCAAGTGCCTCGGCCGCACTGCCGCAGCACACGCCAGCGCTTTGTCGCATTCAACCGACCTCAACGCATCCAAGGAGTGA
- a CDS encoding DUF6511 domain-containing protein, giving the protein MKCWVCKRQARGYGHSDLRHPVGDARRYPIDWVFCSRRCQQAFHALYGQWLRVQEGRTSKTEVAMIDPSDVELAAMRKCLKAFGAAAESIGFDKPLGEYSEAEALQVIDAIVTCYTDAMVEHHEATKYPPVRGLKRPVSDPFADLEDDLPWEEPKAQAQTARTAAPKEARR; this is encoded by the coding sequence GTGAAGTGCTGGGTCTGCAAACGACAGGCGCGCGGCTACGGCCACTCGGACCTTCGGCATCCGGTGGGCGATGCCCGGCGCTATCCGATCGACTGGGTGTTCTGCTCGCGGCGTTGCCAGCAGGCGTTTCACGCGCTCTACGGCCAGTGGCTGCGCGTGCAGGAAGGACGCACGTCCAAAACGGAGGTGGCCATGATCGATCCGTCTGACGTCGAACTGGCCGCGATGAGGAAGTGCCTCAAGGCCTTCGGCGCGGCGGCAGAAAGCATCGGCTTCGACAAGCCGCTGGGCGAGTATTCCGAGGCCGAGGCGCTCCAGGTGATCGACGCCATCGTCACCTGCTACACGGACGCGATGGTCGAGCACCACGAGGCGACCAAGTACCCGCCGGTGCGCGGGCTGAAGCGCCCGGTGTCCGATCCCTTCGCCGATCTGGAAGACGACCTGCCGTGGGAGGAGCCGAAGGCTCAAGCGCAGACGGCACGCACGGCAGCACCCAAGGAGGCGCGGCGATGA
- a CDS encoding helix-turn-helix domain-containing protein yields the protein MNETPLHPVLGERLIDAREAALALNLPHYWLTHAKERRRLRLPHYRVGKLLRFKLSELMAWMEERQALLTADAVHEEEADAGLQ from the coding sequence ATGAACGAGACACCACTGCACCCGGTGCTCGGGGAGCGCCTGATCGACGCACGCGAGGCGGCACTGGCGCTCAATCTGCCGCACTACTGGCTCACGCACGCGAAGGAGCGCCGGCGTCTGCGCCTGCCGCACTACCGGGTGGGCAAGCTGCTGCGTTTCAAGCTCTCCGAACTGATGGCGTGGATGGAGGAACGTCAAGCCCTGCTCACGGCCGACGCAGTGCACGAGGAGGAGGCGGATGCTGGACTTCAATGA